One part of the Rhea pennata isolate bPtePen1 chromosome 29, bPtePen1.pri, whole genome shotgun sequence genome encodes these proteins:
- the PAN2 gene encoding PAN2-PAN3 deadenylation complex catalytic subunit PAN2 isoform X3 — protein MNFEGLDPSLAEYAPTLHPALDPVLDAHLNPSLLQNVELDPEGVSLEGITVPESVHIMEGMYTELHTAISEVGVPVSVSHFDLHEEMLWVGNHGGHATSFFGPTLERYSSFQVNSSDDIRQIQSLENGVLFLTKTNLKYMSRGGLIIFDYLMDESEDMHSLLLTDTSTLLVGGLQNHVIEIDLNTVQETQKYTVEVPGITIMRQSNRFFFCGHTSGKVSLRDLRTFEMEHEFDAYSGSLSDFDVHGNLLVTCGFSSRMNGLACDRFLKVYDLRMMRATTPLQVHINPFFLRFIPTYTSRLAIISQTGQCQFCEPTGLANPADIFHVNTVGPLIMTFDVSASKQALAFGDSEGCVHLWADSPEVTFNTYSRETDFALPCIVDTLPHLDWNQDLVPLSLIPVPLTSETLLSDWPAANSAPAPRRAPPVDPEILRTMKKVGFIGYAPNPRTKLRNQIPYRLKELDNEFDSFSQVPESPIGREEEPHLYMVAKKYRKVTIKYSKLGLEDFDFKHYNKTLFAGLEPHIPNAYCNCMIQVLYFLEPVRCLVQNHLCQKEFCLGCELGLLFHMLDLSRGDPCQGSNFLRAFRTIPEASALGLILADSDEATGKVNLGRLIQSWNRFILTQLHQETQEQEVPQAYRGAGGSSFGTSRDSVIGQLFSCEMENCSMCRCGKETVRVSSTLLFTLSYPESTEKPVKDYEFAQILKRSICLEQSTQAWCENCEKYQPTVQTRNIRCLPDVLVINCEVNSSKEADFWKTQAEYAFQRALMKRGGFEISRGKEISLGEWKELGNPNMGHSYSSVEELKNIWIPHAIKMRLTKNKELDICNWSESDELSPSDDPNSVYIYDLIATVVHILDSRTGGSLVGHIKVGETYHQRKEGVTHQQWYLFNDFLIEPVDKCEAVQFDMSWKVPAILYYAQRNLNSKYNLVIKNPIEASVLLAEASLARKQRKCHATFIPLMLNEMPQAGDLVGLDAEFVTLNEEEAELRSDGTKSTIKPSQMSVARITCVRGQGPNEGVPFIDDYISTQEQVVDYLTQYSGIKPGDLDAKISSKHLTTLKSTYLKLRFLIDVGVKFVGHGLQKDFRVINLMVPKDQVIDTVYLFHIPRKRMISLRFLAWYFLDLKIQGETHDSIEDARTALQLYRKYLELSQNSSEPDDFRKVLKALYEKGRKLDWKVPEPDSQSSPKHATVYPPVLAL, from the exons ATGAATTTTGAAGGTCTTGATCCCTCCCTTGCTGAGTATGCTCCCACACTCCACCCTGCACTGGACCCTGTCCTGGATGCCCACCTCAACCCCAGCTTGCTGCAGAACGTTGAGCTGGATCCCGAGGGGGTGTCTTTAGAGGGTATCACGGTGCCGGAGTCAGTGCACATCATGGAGGGCATGTACACCGAGCTGCACACTGCCATCTCTGAAGTGGGCGTGCCTGTCTCTGTCTCCCATTTCGACTTGCATGAAGAGATGCTGTGGGTTGGAAATCATGGG GGCCATGCCACCTCATTCTTCGGTCCAACACTGGAGCGGTATTCCTCCTTCCAAGTGAACAGTAGTGATGACATCCGCCAGATCCAGAGCCTGGAGAATGGTGTCCTTTTCCTGACCAAAACTAACCTGAAGTATATGTCACGAGGAGGCCTCATCATCTTTGACTACCT CATGGATGAGTCTGAGGACATGCATAGTCTCCTGCTCACAGACACCAGCACTCTGCTTGTTGGCGGACTGCAGAACCACGTGATCGAGATAGACCTCAACACTGTCCAGGAGACACAGAAG TACACCGTGGAGGTACCTGGCATCACCATCATGCGGCAGTCAAACCGTTTCTTCTTCTGTGGACACACCTCAGGGAAG GTCTCGTTGCGGGATCTACGCACATTTGAGATGGAGCACGAATTTGATGCATACTCGGGCAGCTTGTCTGACTTTGATGTCCATGGCAACCTGCTGGTGACCTGTGGCTTTTCCAGCCGGATGAATGGCTTGGCCTGCGACCGCTTTCTTAAGGTGTACGACCTGCGCATGATGCGAGCCACCACCCCACTGCAGGTCCACATCAACCCTTTCTTCCTCCGCTTCATCCCCACCTACACCTCCCGCTTGGCCATCATCTCCCAGACAG GTCAGTGCCAGTTCTGCGAGCCCACAGGCCTCGCCAACCCTGCTGACATCTTCCACGTGAACACAGTTGGGCCGCTGATCATGACCTTCGACGTGTCGGCCAGCAAGCAGGCCCTGGCCTTCGGCGACTCGGAGGGTTGCGTCCACCTCTGGGCTGACTCCCCGGAGGTCACCTTCAACACCTACTCCCGGGAGACTGACTTTGCCTTGCCCTGCATTGTCGACACACTGCCCCACTTGGACTGGAACCAGGACCTCGTGCCACTCTCGCTCATCCCTGTGCCACTGACTAGCGAGACGCTGCTGTCAGACTGGCCAGCTGCCAACTCTGCCCCTGCACCCCG GCGTGCCCCTCCAGTAGATCCTGAGATTTTGCGCACTATGAAGAAAGTGGGGTTCATCGGCTATGCCCCAAACCCACGGACCAAGCTGCGCAACCAG ATCCCCTATCGGTTAAAAGAGCTGGACAACGAGTTTGACAGCTTCAGCCAAGTCCCCGAGTCCCCGATTGGACGAGAAGAGGAGCCACACCTCTACATGGTGGCCAAGAAGTACAGGAAG GTCACAATCAAATACTCCAAGTTGGGGCTGGAAGATTTCGACTTCAAACATTACAACAAGACTCTGTTCGCAGGCCTGGAGCCCCATATCCCCAACGCCTACTGCAACTGCATGATCCAG GTATTGTATTTCTTGGAGCCAGTCCGCTGCCTGGTCCAAAATCACCTGTGCCAGAAGGAGTTCTGCTTGGGCTGTGAGCTAGGCTTGCTGTTCCACATGCTGGACCTGTCTAGAGGAGACCCCTGCCAG GGAAGCAACTTTTTGCGGGCTTTCCGCACAATCCCAGAAGCTTCTGCTCTGGGGCTGATCCTTGCTGACTCGGACGAGGCCACAGGGAAGGTGAACCTTGGTCGGTTGATTCAGAGCTGGAACCGTTTTATCCTCACTCAGCTGCACCAGGAAACCCAGGAACAGGAGGTGCCGCAGGCCTATCGGGGAGCTGGTGGCAG cagctttggGACCTCGCGGGACTCAGTTATTGGACAGCTGTTCAGCTGTGAAATGGAGAACTGCAGCATGTGTCGCTGCGGCAAGGAAACTGTCCGTGTGTCCTCCACGCTGCTTTTCACTCTGTCCTACCCTGAGAGCACTG AGAAGCCAGTGAAAGATTATGAGTTTGCCCAAATTTTAAAGCGAAGCATCTGCTTGGAGCAAAGCACACAGGCCTGGTGTGAGAACTGTGAGAAGTACCAGCCCACG GTCCAGACCCGGAATATTCGCTGTCTGCCAGACGTCCTGGTCATTAACTGTGAGGTGAACAGCTCCAAGGAGGCAGATTTCTGGAAGACACAGGCTGAG TATGCCTTTCAGAGAGCCCTGATGAAGAGAGGAGGCTTTGAGATCTCCAGAGGCAAAGAAATCTCTCTTGGAGAATG GAAGGAGCTGGGGAACCCCAACATGGGGCATTCATATTCTTCCGTGGAGGAACTGAAGAACATTTGGATCCCCCACGCCATCAAGATGAGGCTGACCAAGAACAAAGAGCTGGACATCTGCAACTGGAGTGAAAGTGATGAG CTGAGCCCGTCCGATGATCCCAACTCGGTGTATATCTACGATCTAATAGCCACTGTCGTTCATATCCTGGATTCTCGCACAGGGGGCAGCCTGGTGGGGCATATCAAAGTGGGAGAGACCTACCACCAAAGGAAAGAG GGAGTCACACATCAACAGTGGTACCTCTTCAACGACTTCCTCATTGAGCCTGTGGATAAG TGTGAGGCGGTGCAGTTTGACATGAGCTGGAAGGTGCCAGCTATCCTGTATTACGCCCAGAGGAACCTCAACTCCAAGTACAACCTCGTCA TCAAGAACCCAATTGAAGCCAGTGTACTGCTGGCTGAGGCCTCGCTGGCTCGCAAGCAGCGCAAGTGTCATGCCACCTTCATCCCCCTCATGTTGAACGAGATGCCGCAGGCGGGTGACCTAGTGGGGCTGGATGCCGAGTTCGTCACGCTGAATGAG GAGGAGGCCGAGCTGCGCAGTGACGGGACCAAGTCCACTATCAAGCCTAGCCAGATGTCAGTAGCCAGGATCACATGTGTGCGTGGGCAGGGCCCTAACGAGGGTGTCCCCTTCATTGATGACTACATCTCCACCCAGGAGCAG GTGGTGGATTATCTGACCCAGTACTCAGGGATCAAGCCGGGAGACCTGGATGCCAAGATCtcctccaagcacctcaccaCTCTCAAATCCACCTACCTGAAGCTGCGCTTCCTCATTGATGTGGGAGTCAAGTTTGTGGGCCATGGGCTGCAGAAGGACTTCCGCGTCATCAACCTCATG GTGCCCAAGGACCAGGTGATTGACACCGTGTACCTGTTCCACATCCCAAGGAAGAGGATGATTTCCCTGCGCTTCCTCGCCTGGTACTTCCTGG ACTTGAAGATTCAGGGCGAGACCCATGACAGCATTGAGGACGCGCGCACGGCGTTGCAGCTCTATCGCAAGTACCTGGAGCTGAGCCAGAACAGCAGCGAGCCCGACGACTTCCGCAAGGTGCTGAAGGCCCTCTACGAGAAAGGCCGCAAGCTGGATTGGAAGGTGCCGGAGCCGGACAGCCAGAGCAGCCCCAAGC ACGCGACGGTTTATCCGCCGGTGCTGGCGCTgtga
- the PAN2 gene encoding PAN2-PAN3 deadenylation complex catalytic subunit PAN2 isoform X1 yields the protein MNFEGLDPSLAEYAPTLHPALDPVLDAHLNPSLLQNVELDPEGVSLEGITVPESVHIMEGMYTELHTAISEVGVPVSVSHFDLHEEMLWVGNHGGHATSFFGPTLERYSSFQVNSSDDIRQIQSLENGVLFLTKTNLKYMSRGGLIIFDYLMDESEDMHSLLLTDTSTLLVGGLQNHVIEIDLNTVQETQKYTVEVPGITIMRQSNRFFFCGHTSGKVSLRDLRTFEMEHEFDAYSGSLSDFDVHGNLLVTCGFSSRMNGLACDRFLKVYDLRMMRATTPLQVHINPFFLRFIPTYTSRLAIISQTGQCQFCEPTGLANPADIFHVNTVGPLIMTFDVSASKQALAFGDSEGCVHLWADSPEVTFNTYSRETDFALPCIVDTLPHLDWNQDLVPLSLIPVPLTSETLLSDWPAANSAPAPRRAPPVDPEILRTMKKVGFIGYAPNPRTKLRNQIPYRLKELDNEFDSFSQVPESPIGREEEPHLYMVAKKYRKVTIKYSKLGLEDFDFKHYNKTLFAGLEPHIPNAYCNCMIQVLYFLEPVRCLVQNHLCQKEFCLGCELGLLFHMLDLSRGDPCQGSNFLRAFRTIPEASALGLILADSDEATGKVNLGRLIQSWNRFILTQLHQETQEQEVPQAYRGAGGSSFGTSRDSVIGQLFSCEMENCSMCRCGKETVRVSSTLLFTLSYPESTEKPVKDYEFAQILKRSICLEQSTQAWCENCEKYQPTVQTRNIRCLPDVLVINCEVNSSKEADFWKTQAEYAFQRALMKRGGFEISRGKEISLGEWKELGNPNMGHSYSSVEELKNIWIPHAIKMRLTKNKELDICNWSESDELSPSDDPNSVYIYDLIATVVHILDSRTGGSLVGHIKVGETYHQRKEGVTHQQWYLFNDFLIEPVDKCEAVQFDMSWKVPAILYYAQRNLNSKYNLVIKNPIEASVLLAEASLARKQRKCHATFIPLMLNEMPQAGDLVGLDAEFVTLNEEEAELRSDGTKSTIKPSQMSVARITCVRGQGPNEGVPFIDDYISTQEQVVDYLTQYSGIKPGDLDAKISSKHLTTLKSTYLKLRFLIDVGVKFVGHGLQKDFRVINLMVPKDQVIDTVYLFHIPRKRMISLRFLAWYFLDLKIQGETHDSIEDARTALQLYRKYLELSQNSSEPDDFRKVLKALYEKGRKLDWKTRRFIRRCWRCERGRRWPVPAPGPCRCWRSPRGARRPRRATEMHS from the exons ATGAATTTTGAAGGTCTTGATCCCTCCCTTGCTGAGTATGCTCCCACACTCCACCCTGCACTGGACCCTGTCCTGGATGCCCACCTCAACCCCAGCTTGCTGCAGAACGTTGAGCTGGATCCCGAGGGGGTGTCTTTAGAGGGTATCACGGTGCCGGAGTCAGTGCACATCATGGAGGGCATGTACACCGAGCTGCACACTGCCATCTCTGAAGTGGGCGTGCCTGTCTCTGTCTCCCATTTCGACTTGCATGAAGAGATGCTGTGGGTTGGAAATCATGGG GGCCATGCCACCTCATTCTTCGGTCCAACACTGGAGCGGTATTCCTCCTTCCAAGTGAACAGTAGTGATGACATCCGCCAGATCCAGAGCCTGGAGAATGGTGTCCTTTTCCTGACCAAAACTAACCTGAAGTATATGTCACGAGGAGGCCTCATCATCTTTGACTACCT CATGGATGAGTCTGAGGACATGCATAGTCTCCTGCTCACAGACACCAGCACTCTGCTTGTTGGCGGACTGCAGAACCACGTGATCGAGATAGACCTCAACACTGTCCAGGAGACACAGAAG TACACCGTGGAGGTACCTGGCATCACCATCATGCGGCAGTCAAACCGTTTCTTCTTCTGTGGACACACCTCAGGGAAG GTCTCGTTGCGGGATCTACGCACATTTGAGATGGAGCACGAATTTGATGCATACTCGGGCAGCTTGTCTGACTTTGATGTCCATGGCAACCTGCTGGTGACCTGTGGCTTTTCCAGCCGGATGAATGGCTTGGCCTGCGACCGCTTTCTTAAGGTGTACGACCTGCGCATGATGCGAGCCACCACCCCACTGCAGGTCCACATCAACCCTTTCTTCCTCCGCTTCATCCCCACCTACACCTCCCGCTTGGCCATCATCTCCCAGACAG GTCAGTGCCAGTTCTGCGAGCCCACAGGCCTCGCCAACCCTGCTGACATCTTCCACGTGAACACAGTTGGGCCGCTGATCATGACCTTCGACGTGTCGGCCAGCAAGCAGGCCCTGGCCTTCGGCGACTCGGAGGGTTGCGTCCACCTCTGGGCTGACTCCCCGGAGGTCACCTTCAACACCTACTCCCGGGAGACTGACTTTGCCTTGCCCTGCATTGTCGACACACTGCCCCACTTGGACTGGAACCAGGACCTCGTGCCACTCTCGCTCATCCCTGTGCCACTGACTAGCGAGACGCTGCTGTCAGACTGGCCAGCTGCCAACTCTGCCCCTGCACCCCG GCGTGCCCCTCCAGTAGATCCTGAGATTTTGCGCACTATGAAGAAAGTGGGGTTCATCGGCTATGCCCCAAACCCACGGACCAAGCTGCGCAACCAG ATCCCCTATCGGTTAAAAGAGCTGGACAACGAGTTTGACAGCTTCAGCCAAGTCCCCGAGTCCCCGATTGGACGAGAAGAGGAGCCACACCTCTACATGGTGGCCAAGAAGTACAGGAAG GTCACAATCAAATACTCCAAGTTGGGGCTGGAAGATTTCGACTTCAAACATTACAACAAGACTCTGTTCGCAGGCCTGGAGCCCCATATCCCCAACGCCTACTGCAACTGCATGATCCAG GTATTGTATTTCTTGGAGCCAGTCCGCTGCCTGGTCCAAAATCACCTGTGCCAGAAGGAGTTCTGCTTGGGCTGTGAGCTAGGCTTGCTGTTCCACATGCTGGACCTGTCTAGAGGAGACCCCTGCCAG GGAAGCAACTTTTTGCGGGCTTTCCGCACAATCCCAGAAGCTTCTGCTCTGGGGCTGATCCTTGCTGACTCGGACGAGGCCACAGGGAAGGTGAACCTTGGTCGGTTGATTCAGAGCTGGAACCGTTTTATCCTCACTCAGCTGCACCAGGAAACCCAGGAACAGGAGGTGCCGCAGGCCTATCGGGGAGCTGGTGGCAG cagctttggGACCTCGCGGGACTCAGTTATTGGACAGCTGTTCAGCTGTGAAATGGAGAACTGCAGCATGTGTCGCTGCGGCAAGGAAACTGTCCGTGTGTCCTCCACGCTGCTTTTCACTCTGTCCTACCCTGAGAGCACTG AGAAGCCAGTGAAAGATTATGAGTTTGCCCAAATTTTAAAGCGAAGCATCTGCTTGGAGCAAAGCACACAGGCCTGGTGTGAGAACTGTGAGAAGTACCAGCCCACG GTCCAGACCCGGAATATTCGCTGTCTGCCAGACGTCCTGGTCATTAACTGTGAGGTGAACAGCTCCAAGGAGGCAGATTTCTGGAAGACACAGGCTGAG TATGCCTTTCAGAGAGCCCTGATGAAGAGAGGAGGCTTTGAGATCTCCAGAGGCAAAGAAATCTCTCTTGGAGAATG GAAGGAGCTGGGGAACCCCAACATGGGGCATTCATATTCTTCCGTGGAGGAACTGAAGAACATTTGGATCCCCCACGCCATCAAGATGAGGCTGACCAAGAACAAAGAGCTGGACATCTGCAACTGGAGTGAAAGTGATGAG CTGAGCCCGTCCGATGATCCCAACTCGGTGTATATCTACGATCTAATAGCCACTGTCGTTCATATCCTGGATTCTCGCACAGGGGGCAGCCTGGTGGGGCATATCAAAGTGGGAGAGACCTACCACCAAAGGAAAGAG GGAGTCACACATCAACAGTGGTACCTCTTCAACGACTTCCTCATTGAGCCTGTGGATAAG TGTGAGGCGGTGCAGTTTGACATGAGCTGGAAGGTGCCAGCTATCCTGTATTACGCCCAGAGGAACCTCAACTCCAAGTACAACCTCGTCA TCAAGAACCCAATTGAAGCCAGTGTACTGCTGGCTGAGGCCTCGCTGGCTCGCAAGCAGCGCAAGTGTCATGCCACCTTCATCCCCCTCATGTTGAACGAGATGCCGCAGGCGGGTGACCTAGTGGGGCTGGATGCCGAGTTCGTCACGCTGAATGAG GAGGAGGCCGAGCTGCGCAGTGACGGGACCAAGTCCACTATCAAGCCTAGCCAGATGTCAGTAGCCAGGATCACATGTGTGCGTGGGCAGGGCCCTAACGAGGGTGTCCCCTTCATTGATGACTACATCTCCACCCAGGAGCAG GTGGTGGATTATCTGACCCAGTACTCAGGGATCAAGCCGGGAGACCTGGATGCCAAGATCtcctccaagcacctcaccaCTCTCAAATCCACCTACCTGAAGCTGCGCTTCCTCATTGATGTGGGAGTCAAGTTTGTGGGCCATGGGCTGCAGAAGGACTTCCGCGTCATCAACCTCATG GTGCCCAAGGACCAGGTGATTGACACCGTGTACCTGTTCCACATCCCAAGGAAGAGGATGATTTCCCTGCGCTTCCTCGCCTGGTACTTCCTGG ACTTGAAGATTCAGGGCGAGACCCATGACAGCATTGAGGACGCGCGCACGGCGTTGCAGCTCTATCGCAAGTACCTGGAGCTGAGCCAGAACAGCAGCGAGCCCGACGACTTCCGCAAGGTGCTGAAGGCCCTCTACGAGAAAGGCCGCAAGCTGGATTGGAAG ACGCGACGGTTTATCCGCCGGTGCTGGCGCTgtgagcggggccggcggtGGCCCGTCCCTGCGCCAGGACCCTGCCGCTGCTGGCGCAGCCCCCGGGGGGCACGACGGCCCCGCAGGGCGACGGAGATGCACTCCTAA
- the PAN2 gene encoding PAN2-PAN3 deadenylation complex catalytic subunit PAN2 isoform X2: protein MNFEGLDPSLAEYAPTLHPALDPVLDAHLNPSLLQNVELDPEGVSLEGITVPESVHIMEGMYTELHTAISEVGVPVSVSHFDLHEEMLWVGNHGGHATSFFGPTLERYSSFQVNSSDDIRQIQSLENGVLFLTKTNLKYMSRGGLIIFDYLMDESEDMHSLLLTDTSTLLVGGLQNHVIEIDLNTVQETQKYTVEVPGITIMRQSNRFFFCGHTSGKVSLRDLRTFEMEHEFDAYSGSLSDFDVHGNLLVTCGFSSRMNGLACDRFLKVYDLRMMRATTPLQVHINPFFLRFIPTYTSRLAIISQTGQCQFCEPTGLANPADIFHVNTVGPLIMTFDVSASKQALAFGDSEGCVHLWADSPEVTFNTYSRETDFALPCIVDTLPHLDWNQDLVPLSLIPVPLTSETLLSDWPAANSAPAPRRAPPVDPEILRTMKKVGFIGYAPNPRTKLRNQIPYRLKELDNEFDSFSQVPESPIGREEEPHLYMVAKKYRKVTIKYSKLGLEDFDFKHYNKTLFAGLEPHIPNAYCNCMIQVLYFLEPVRCLVQNHLCQKEFCLGCELGLLFHMLDLSRGDPCQGSNFLRAFRTIPEASALGLILADSDEATGKVNLGRLIQSWNRFILTQLHQETQEQEVPQAYRGAGGSFGTSRDSVIGQLFSCEMENCSMCRCGKETVRVSSTLLFTLSYPESTEKPVKDYEFAQILKRSICLEQSTQAWCENCEKYQPTVQTRNIRCLPDVLVINCEVNSSKEADFWKTQAEYAFQRALMKRGGFEISRGKEISLGEWKELGNPNMGHSYSSVEELKNIWIPHAIKMRLTKNKELDICNWSESDELSPSDDPNSVYIYDLIATVVHILDSRTGGSLVGHIKVGETYHQRKEGVTHQQWYLFNDFLIEPVDKCEAVQFDMSWKVPAILYYAQRNLNSKYNLVIKNPIEASVLLAEASLARKQRKCHATFIPLMLNEMPQAGDLVGLDAEFVTLNEEEAELRSDGTKSTIKPSQMSVARITCVRGQGPNEGVPFIDDYISTQEQVVDYLTQYSGIKPGDLDAKISSKHLTTLKSTYLKLRFLIDVGVKFVGHGLQKDFRVINLMVPKDQVIDTVYLFHIPRKRMISLRFLAWYFLDLKIQGETHDSIEDARTALQLYRKYLELSQNSSEPDDFRKVLKALYEKGRKLDWKTRRFIRRCWRCERGRRWPVPAPGPCRCWRSPRGARRPRRATEMHS from the exons ATGAATTTTGAAGGTCTTGATCCCTCCCTTGCTGAGTATGCTCCCACACTCCACCCTGCACTGGACCCTGTCCTGGATGCCCACCTCAACCCCAGCTTGCTGCAGAACGTTGAGCTGGATCCCGAGGGGGTGTCTTTAGAGGGTATCACGGTGCCGGAGTCAGTGCACATCATGGAGGGCATGTACACCGAGCTGCACACTGCCATCTCTGAAGTGGGCGTGCCTGTCTCTGTCTCCCATTTCGACTTGCATGAAGAGATGCTGTGGGTTGGAAATCATGGG GGCCATGCCACCTCATTCTTCGGTCCAACACTGGAGCGGTATTCCTCCTTCCAAGTGAACAGTAGTGATGACATCCGCCAGATCCAGAGCCTGGAGAATGGTGTCCTTTTCCTGACCAAAACTAACCTGAAGTATATGTCACGAGGAGGCCTCATCATCTTTGACTACCT CATGGATGAGTCTGAGGACATGCATAGTCTCCTGCTCACAGACACCAGCACTCTGCTTGTTGGCGGACTGCAGAACCACGTGATCGAGATAGACCTCAACACTGTCCAGGAGACACAGAAG TACACCGTGGAGGTACCTGGCATCACCATCATGCGGCAGTCAAACCGTTTCTTCTTCTGTGGACACACCTCAGGGAAG GTCTCGTTGCGGGATCTACGCACATTTGAGATGGAGCACGAATTTGATGCATACTCGGGCAGCTTGTCTGACTTTGATGTCCATGGCAACCTGCTGGTGACCTGTGGCTTTTCCAGCCGGATGAATGGCTTGGCCTGCGACCGCTTTCTTAAGGTGTACGACCTGCGCATGATGCGAGCCACCACCCCACTGCAGGTCCACATCAACCCTTTCTTCCTCCGCTTCATCCCCACCTACACCTCCCGCTTGGCCATCATCTCCCAGACAG GTCAGTGCCAGTTCTGCGAGCCCACAGGCCTCGCCAACCCTGCTGACATCTTCCACGTGAACACAGTTGGGCCGCTGATCATGACCTTCGACGTGTCGGCCAGCAAGCAGGCCCTGGCCTTCGGCGACTCGGAGGGTTGCGTCCACCTCTGGGCTGACTCCCCGGAGGTCACCTTCAACACCTACTCCCGGGAGACTGACTTTGCCTTGCCCTGCATTGTCGACACACTGCCCCACTTGGACTGGAACCAGGACCTCGTGCCACTCTCGCTCATCCCTGTGCCACTGACTAGCGAGACGCTGCTGTCAGACTGGCCAGCTGCCAACTCTGCCCCTGCACCCCG GCGTGCCCCTCCAGTAGATCCTGAGATTTTGCGCACTATGAAGAAAGTGGGGTTCATCGGCTATGCCCCAAACCCACGGACCAAGCTGCGCAACCAG ATCCCCTATCGGTTAAAAGAGCTGGACAACGAGTTTGACAGCTTCAGCCAAGTCCCCGAGTCCCCGATTGGACGAGAAGAGGAGCCACACCTCTACATGGTGGCCAAGAAGTACAGGAAG GTCACAATCAAATACTCCAAGTTGGGGCTGGAAGATTTCGACTTCAAACATTACAACAAGACTCTGTTCGCAGGCCTGGAGCCCCATATCCCCAACGCCTACTGCAACTGCATGATCCAG GTATTGTATTTCTTGGAGCCAGTCCGCTGCCTGGTCCAAAATCACCTGTGCCAGAAGGAGTTCTGCTTGGGCTGTGAGCTAGGCTTGCTGTTCCACATGCTGGACCTGTCTAGAGGAGACCCCTGCCAG GGAAGCAACTTTTTGCGGGCTTTCCGCACAATCCCAGAAGCTTCTGCTCTGGGGCTGATCCTTGCTGACTCGGACGAGGCCACAGGGAAGGTGAACCTTGGTCGGTTGATTCAGAGCTGGAACCGTTTTATCCTCACTCAGCTGCACCAGGAAACCCAGGAACAGGAGGTGCCGCAGGCCTATCGGGGAGCTGGTGGCAG ctttggGACCTCGCGGGACTCAGTTATTGGACAGCTGTTCAGCTGTGAAATGGAGAACTGCAGCATGTGTCGCTGCGGCAAGGAAACTGTCCGTGTGTCCTCCACGCTGCTTTTCACTCTGTCCTACCCTGAGAGCACTG AGAAGCCAGTGAAAGATTATGAGTTTGCCCAAATTTTAAAGCGAAGCATCTGCTTGGAGCAAAGCACACAGGCCTGGTGTGAGAACTGTGAGAAGTACCAGCCCACG GTCCAGACCCGGAATATTCGCTGTCTGCCAGACGTCCTGGTCATTAACTGTGAGGTGAACAGCTCCAAGGAGGCAGATTTCTGGAAGACACAGGCTGAG TATGCCTTTCAGAGAGCCCTGATGAAGAGAGGAGGCTTTGAGATCTCCAGAGGCAAAGAAATCTCTCTTGGAGAATG GAAGGAGCTGGGGAACCCCAACATGGGGCATTCATATTCTTCCGTGGAGGAACTGAAGAACATTTGGATCCCCCACGCCATCAAGATGAGGCTGACCAAGAACAAAGAGCTGGACATCTGCAACTGGAGTGAAAGTGATGAG CTGAGCCCGTCCGATGATCCCAACTCGGTGTATATCTACGATCTAATAGCCACTGTCGTTCATATCCTGGATTCTCGCACAGGGGGCAGCCTGGTGGGGCATATCAAAGTGGGAGAGACCTACCACCAAAGGAAAGAG GGAGTCACACATCAACAGTGGTACCTCTTCAACGACTTCCTCATTGAGCCTGTGGATAAG TGTGAGGCGGTGCAGTTTGACATGAGCTGGAAGGTGCCAGCTATCCTGTATTACGCCCAGAGGAACCTCAACTCCAAGTACAACCTCGTCA TCAAGAACCCAATTGAAGCCAGTGTACTGCTGGCTGAGGCCTCGCTGGCTCGCAAGCAGCGCAAGTGTCATGCCACCTTCATCCCCCTCATGTTGAACGAGATGCCGCAGGCGGGTGACCTAGTGGGGCTGGATGCCGAGTTCGTCACGCTGAATGAG GAGGAGGCCGAGCTGCGCAGTGACGGGACCAAGTCCACTATCAAGCCTAGCCAGATGTCAGTAGCCAGGATCACATGTGTGCGTGGGCAGGGCCCTAACGAGGGTGTCCCCTTCATTGATGACTACATCTCCACCCAGGAGCAG GTGGTGGATTATCTGACCCAGTACTCAGGGATCAAGCCGGGAGACCTGGATGCCAAGATCtcctccaagcacctcaccaCTCTCAAATCCACCTACCTGAAGCTGCGCTTCCTCATTGATGTGGGAGTCAAGTTTGTGGGCCATGGGCTGCAGAAGGACTTCCGCGTCATCAACCTCATG GTGCCCAAGGACCAGGTGATTGACACCGTGTACCTGTTCCACATCCCAAGGAAGAGGATGATTTCCCTGCGCTTCCTCGCCTGGTACTTCCTGG ACTTGAAGATTCAGGGCGAGACCCATGACAGCATTGAGGACGCGCGCACGGCGTTGCAGCTCTATCGCAAGTACCTGGAGCTGAGCCAGAACAGCAGCGAGCCCGACGACTTCCGCAAGGTGCTGAAGGCCCTCTACGAGAAAGGCCGCAAGCTGGATTGGAAG ACGCGACGGTTTATCCGCCGGTGCTGGCGCTgtgagcggggccggcggtGGCCCGTCCCTGCGCCAGGACCCTGCCGCTGCTGGCGCAGCCCCCGGGGGGCACGACGGCCCCGCAGGGCGACGGAGATGCACTCCTAA